In Candidatus Hinthialibacter antarcticus, one genomic interval encodes:
- a CDS encoding SH3 domain-containing protein, producing the protein MRTLSLSIITIAMLCVAIHQSPAAVVKTKYGAIEGNVIVRQFDDLVVTIKTKDQRLFQYYARDVVSVTASTKILAGTAVFLREEPSDSAVPTIELATGCQVDFTKDEPQGDWVKVKTWGDNVGWIQHQILTDSVQFRKSPSTGIPPSQQLDLQNDPPSAIKE; encoded by the coding sequence ATGCGAACCTTATCTCTATCTATTATAACCATTGCGATGCTCTGCGTCGCGATTCACCAAAGCCCGGCGGCAGTTGTCAAGACAAAATACGGCGCCATCGAAGGCAACGTCATCGTCCGCCAATTTGATGACTTGGTCGTCACAATAAAAACAAAAGACCAACGCCTCTTTCAATATTACGCGAGAGACGTGGTCTCGGTGACGGCCTCCACCAAAATTTTGGCGGGAACGGCAGTCTTTCTTCGTGAAGAGCCCTCCGATAGCGCGGTGCCTACTATTGAACTCGCAACAGGCTGTCAGGTTGATTTCACGAAAGATGAACCTCAAGGCGATTGGGTCAAAGTAAAAACCTGGGGCGATAACGTCGGCTGGATTCAGCACCAGATATTGACGGATTCCGTTCAGTTTCGGAAATCGCCTTCAACGGGCATTCCGCCATCACAGCAATTAGATTTACAAAATGACCCGCCGTCTGCGATAAAGGAATAA